One Mercurialis annua linkage group LG3, ddMerAnnu1.2, whole genome shotgun sequence DNA window includes the following coding sequences:
- the LOC126672437 gene encoding uncharacterized protein LOC126672437: MNTCRHAAAQAEAEADDAMSIEIVQQQVPQAGGVAIGCGGTTDKDLKVEQNAQRLLGTERQIVMLVEMSLKGPAMTEGHRDKLLVLKKGDRSVNEYTTAFVRLSRFAPDLQTEQQRVNDRYVKGLGADFISLLTEPHKEFPIVVDSARRMETNLLHFMKMTETKKLSVQAFPVQEFRKGVFEKGISRILTVFVTVGVAVDLVVVTVVLLTFRFVRTAGTDIRDSAQWHQFRLCIDYRQLNKVTIKNSYPLPRIDDLFDQLEGVKCFSKIDLRSGYHQLRIRDVDVPKTAFRTRYGHFEFLVMSFGLTNAPAAFMDMMNRAFKPFLDQFVIVLIDDILIYSRSEEEHAFHLRTILQTLREHQLYAKFSKCEFWLDQVTFLGHVVSKNGIKDFSRISAPLTKLTQKGKVV; the protein is encoded by the exons atgaatacttgTAGGcatgctgcagctcaggctgaggctgaagctgacgACGCTATGTCTattgag ATTGTGCAGCAGCAGGTACCACAGGCTGGCGGTGTTGCAATTGGTTGTGGCGGAACCACTGACAaggatttg aaagttgagcagaatgctcagaGATTGCTGGGTACTGAGAGGCAGATTGTTATGTTAGTGgaaatgtccttgaagggtcctgcaa tgacagagggtcacagagacaaATTGCTGGTTTTGAAGAAAGGAGACAGGTCGGTAAACGAGTACACTACTGCGTTTGTGAGGCTGAGTCGTTTTGCCCCAGATCTACAGACTGAGCAgcagagggtgaacgacaggtatGTGAAGGGTTTAGGCGCTGATTTTATCAGTCTTCTGACTGAGCCGCACAAGGAATTTCCTAttgtagtggacagtgcccgtcggatggagacAAATTTACTGCACTTTATGAAAATGACTGAGACAAAGAAG CTATCAGTTCaagccttcccagtacaagagttCAGAAAGGGGGTGTTCGAAAagggtatcagccgtattctcacAGTTTTTGTTACAGTGGGAGTAGCCGTGGATCTGGTCGTGGTTACAGTGGTACTTCTAACGTTccgttttgtcagaactgctGGCACAGACATTCGGGATAGTGCACAGTGGCACCAG tttcggctgtgtattgactacagacagctgaacaaggttactatcaagaacagttatcctcttcctcgtattgatgatttgttcgaccagttggagggtgTTAAGTGcttttcaaagattgatttgagatccgggtatcatcaacttcggattcgagacgtcgatgtgcctaagactgctttcagaacgcggtatgggcatttcgagtttctggtcatgtcttttgggttaactaacgcaccagcagcgtttatggatatgatgaaccgggcattcaagccgtttctggatcagttcgttattgtgttaattgatgacatactgatttactctcggagtgaggaggagcatgctttccacttgagaacgatactgcagactttgcgtgagcatcagctgtatgctaagttctcgaagtgcgaattctggctggatcaagttactttcttaggacacgttgTGTCAAAgaatgggatcaag gatttctccagaatatctgcgcCGTtaactaaactgacacagaagg GTAAAGTTGTGTAA